The Puntigrus tetrazona isolate hp1 chromosome 23, ASM1883169v1, whole genome shotgun sequence genome has a segment encoding these proteins:
- the slc9a8 gene encoding LOW QUALITY PROTEIN: sodium/hydrogen exchanger 8 (The sequence of the model RefSeq protein was modified relative to this genomic sequence to represent the inferred CDS: inserted 5 bases in 4 codons; deleted 3 bases in 2 codons) — protein sequence MSFSNRAAVIAVLLIVLTANLGRFAAADDQAHSKNDEESDISKAVIDLQDQNGADGHGEQLIRLNDTESSSNETVQSTTPGPKPTTPEPPKNEPILPVQTGVKAQEEEQSSGMSIFFSLLVIGICIILVHLLIKFKLHFLPESVAVVSLGILMGAFIKIIESQQLANWKEEEMFRPNMFFLLLLPPIIFESGYSLHKGNFFQNIGSITLFAVFGTAISAFIVGGGIYFLGQADVIYKMTMTDSFAFGSLISAVDPVATIAIFNALNVDPVLNMLVFGESILNDAVSIVLTNTAEGFAGSDVSTGWETFMQALGYFLKMFFGSAALGTLTGLISAIVLKHFDLRKTPSLEFGMMIIFAYLPYGLAEGIKLSGIMAILFSGIVMSHYTHHNLSPVTQILMQQTLRTVAFMCGENASVFAFLGLSIFSFPHKFELSFVIWCIVLVLVGRAVNIFPXSFLLNFFRDHKITPKMMFIMWFSGLRGAIPXALSLHLGLEPIEKRQLIGTTTIVIVLFTILLLGRDHALIRIMDIXESQTRRKNKKDANLSKTEKMGNAIESEHLSELTEEEYEAQIYQRQDLKGFLWLDAKYLNPFFTRRLTQEDLLHGRIQMKTLTNKWYEEVRQGPSAXEDEDDEAELL from the exons ATGAGTTTCAGTAATCGCGCTGCTGTGATTGCTGTGTTATTGATTGTATTGACGGCTAATCTGGGGCGGTTTGCGGCAGCAGATGATCAGGCACACAGTAAAAACGATGAAGAATCTGACATTAGTAAAGCTGTCATTGATTTACAGGATCAGAATGGCGCTGACGGACACGGAGAACAGCTGATcag GTTAAATGACACGGAAAGCTCGAGCAATGAGACCGTTCAGTCCACCACCCCTGGGCCCAAGCCCACGACCCCCGAGCCTCCTAAAAACGAGCCCATCCTGCCGGTGCAGACAGGCGTCAAGGCCCAGGAGGAGGAGCAGTCCAGCGGGATGAGTATTTTCTTCAGCCTGCTTGTCATCG gtatttgtattatattggTGCACCTGCTGATCAAATTCAAGCTTCACTTTTTGCCCGAGAGCGTGGCTGTGGTTTCACTGG GGATTCTGATGGGAGCGTTCATCAAGATCATCGAATCGCAGCAGTTAGCCAACTGGAAG gaAGAAGAGATGTTCCGTCCCAATATGTTTTTCCTATTACTTCTACCGCCAATCATTTTCGAGTCAGGATACTCATTACATAAG GGTAATTTCTTCCAAAACATAGGCTCGATAACACTATTCGCCGTTTTTGGAACCGCGATCTCAGCCTTCATCGTGGGAGGAGGAATCTATTTCCTGGGACAG GCTGATGTTATTTACAAGATGACAATGACTGACAG TTTTGCCTTTGGGTCTCTGATCTCCGCTGTGGATCCAGTCGCCACTATCGCTATATTTAACGCTCTGAACGTGGATCCGGTGCTCAATATGCTGGTGTTTGGAGAGAGCATCCTAAACGACGCAGTGTCCATCGTATTAACAAA TACAGCGGAAGGCTTTGCAGGCTCAGATGTTTCTACGGGCTGGGAAACCTTCATGCAGGCACTTGGCTACTTCCTGAAGATGTTCTTTGGGTCAGCGGCTTTGGGCACACTCACTGGACTCATCTCTGCCATT GTCCTGAAACACTTCGACCTGAGGAAGACACCGTCTCTGGAGTTTGGGATGATGATTATATTT GCGTACCTGCCATATGGTCTTGCTGAGGGCATCAAACTCTCCG GTATCATGGCCATTCTGTTCTCAGGTATCGTCATGTCTCATTACACTCATCATAACTTATCGCCCGTCACCCAGATTCTCATGCAGCAGACTCTTCGAACCGTGGCCTTCATGTGCGGTGA AAACGCAAGCGTGTTTGCGTTCCTGGGGTTGTCTATCTTCAGTTTCCCTCATAAGTTCGAGCTGTCTTTCGTCATCTGGTGTATA GTTCTGGTTCTTGTCGGTCGGGCTGTGAATATCTTCC TCTCCTTTCTGCTCAACTTCTTCAGAGATCACAAGATCACCCCCAAAATGATGTTCATCATGTGGTTCAGTG GTCTGCGGGGAGCGATCC TCGCTCTCAGTCTTCATCTGGGTCTGGAGCCCATAGAGAAGCGGCAGCTGATCGGAACCACCACCATTGTCATCGTGCTTTTCACCATCCTGCTGCTGGGGCGGGACCATGCCCTCATCCGCATCATGGACA GAGAGAGCCAAACACGGCGCAAGAACAAGAAGGACGCTAACTTGagcaaaactgagaaaatg gGTAATGCCATTGAGTCTGAACATTTGTCGGAGCTGACCGAGGAAGAGTACGAAGCTCAGATATATCAAAGGCAGGATCTAAAGGGTTTCCTGTGGCTTGATGCCAAGTACCTGAACCCTTTCTTCACCCGT AGACTCACGCAAGAG GATCTGCTGCATGGGCGGATCCAGATGAAGACGCTCACTAATAAGTGGTACGAGGAGGTGCGTCAGGGTCCGTCCGC CGAGGATGAGGACGATGAGGCAGAACTGCTCTGA